A region of the Clostridium estertheticum subsp. estertheticum genome:
AAGTTAACTATTAATTTCATAGATTTTAGTCCATATTTATCAAATAAAAACACCGTTTTTGTGAAAGAAAGGTCCTTTTATGAGTGATAAATATATTTTAGCAATTATTACAGCTTTAATATCTGCTATATGTACACCTTTAGTTAAGAAATTAGCAATAAGAGTTAATGCCATTGATATCCCTAAAGATACAAGAAGGGTTCATACAAAACCTGTTCCGGTTATGGGAGGACTTGCCATATATATAGCCTTTGTTTTAGGAGTGATTTTATACAATGGAATTTTAACACCCTCTCAAACAGGGATAATTATTGGCGCGACTGTAATTGTTATTGGTGGAATTATTGATGATATTAAAGATTTAAGACCTAGATATAAACTCCTTATACAAATTATAGCAGCTATATGTTTATTGATGTCAGGTGTGAAAATATCAATGATAACCAATCCTTTTAGGGACGTTTACCCTTTTATAAGCATGGGATGGATTAACATACCAGTAACTATAATATGGATTGTAGGTGTTACTAATGCATTTAACTTAATCGATGGATTAGATGGATTAGCTGCAGGCATAGCGTTTATATCATGTGTTACTCTAATGATAGTTTCTATACTTAGCGGAAGACTTGAAGCTGCATTTTTAACAGCAGTCTTAAGTGGCGCAATTTTAGGCTTTTTACCATATAATTTTAATCCAGCATCTATATTTATGGGGGATACTGGCTCTCAATTATTAGGGTTTCTCTTAGCTGCTATCTCGATTGAGGGGGCTATTAAATCTGCGACGGCTTTTGTAATTGCAGTACCAATTTTGGCGTTTGCATTACCTATTTATGACACACTTTTTGCTATGATAAGACGAAAAGTTCATGGAAAGCCTATGATGCAAGCAGATAAAGGTCACTTGCATCACAGGCTATTGGCTATGGGACTCAGTCAAAAACAAGCAGTTGTTATCATGTATTTTATAAGTGCTATTCTAGGTGGAATTGCTATCATAGCTATGCAAATTAGTACACAAAGGGCATATTTTTTATTAGCAACGGTAGGAGTTGTTACTGTTTTAGTAGCATGGAAATATGGTATATTTGATCAAAAGGATTAGGCTATATATTATTCTATAGTTTACTAGCTTATATGTGATAATAAATTGAATTTATATAGGAGGTATCTGGTGGAAAATATTAAAATTATGGTTATATTTGGTACGAGGCCTGAGGCCATAAAAATGGCACCTCTAATTAAGGAACTAGAAAAATTTTGTCAAATAAAATGTAAAGTATGTGTTACCGCTCAGCATAGAGAAATATTGGACCAAGTTCTTGAAATCTTTAACATAGAACCTGAGTATGATTTAAACATAATGAAAACAAAACAAAGTTTAACAGGGATAACATGTTCTGTACTTTCTGGACTTGAGGAAATTTTTGATAAAGAAAAGCCGGATATGGTTTTAGTACATGGAGATACTACTACTACTTTTGCAGCAGCACTTGCAGCTTTTTATAGAAAGATACCTGTAGGGCATGTAGAAGCAGGTCTTAGAAGTTATAATAAATATTCACCTTATCCTGAAGAGATTAATAGAAAATTGACGGGTGCCTTAACAGAGCTACATTTTGCACCTACAACTATCTCTAGAGAAAATTTATTGCGAGAGGGAATAGATGAAAAAAATATTTTTGTTACAGGAAATACAGTTATAGATGCTATGAAATATACAATAAAAGAAAATTATGTTTTTGAAAATCATGAGTTAAATTTAATTGATTTTAAAAACAAAAAAATTATAATGGTTACAGCTCATAGAAGAGAAAATTGGGGAATTGGAATTGAAAATATATGCAAAGCTTTAAAAACAATTGTTGAAGAAAATCTAGATGTAGAAGTATTGTATCTTGTTCATCCAAATCCAGTAGTTAAAGATGTGGTTTACAGTATTTTAAAGGATGTTTCTAGAATACACCTGCTTAGACCTATAGATACTAGGGAAATTCATAATTTAATGAAAAAATGTTATCTTGTAATGACCGATTCAGGAGGAATTCAAGAAGAAGCACCTCATTTGGGAAAACCAGTTTTAGTGCTTAGAGATGTTACGGAGA
Encoded here:
- a CDS encoding MraY family glycosyltransferase, whose protein sequence is MSDKYILAIITALISAICTPLVKKLAIRVNAIDIPKDTRRVHTKPVPVMGGLAIYIAFVLGVILYNGILTPSQTGIIIGATVIVIGGIIDDIKDLRPRYKLLIQIIAAICLLMSGVKISMITNPFRDVYPFISMGWINIPVTIIWIVGVTNAFNLIDGLDGLAAGIAFISCVTLMIVSILSGRLEAAFLTAVLSGAILGFLPYNFNPASIFMGDTGSQLLGFLLAAISIEGAIKSATAFVIAVPILAFALPIYDTLFAMIRRKVHGKPMMQADKGHLHHRLLAMGLSQKQAVVIMYFISAILGGIAIIAMQISTQRAYFLLATVGVVTVLVAWKYGIFDQKD
- the wecB gene encoding non-hydrolyzing UDP-N-acetylglucosamine 2-epimerase, translated to MENIKIMVIFGTRPEAIKMAPLIKELEKFCQIKCKVCVTAQHREILDQVLEIFNIEPEYDLNIMKTKQSLTGITCSVLSGLEEIFDKEKPDMVLVHGDTTTTFAAALAAFYRKIPVGHVEAGLRSYNKYSPYPEEINRKLTGALTELHFAPTTISRENLLREGIDEKNIFVTGNTVIDAMKYTIKENYVFENHELNLIDFKNKKIIMVTAHRRENWGIGIENICKALKTIVEENLDVEVLYLVHPNPVVKDVVYSILKDVSRIHLLRPIDTREIHNLMKKCYLVMTDSGGIQEEAPHLGKPVLVLRDVTERVEALSAGTVRLVGIDRDKIVLEANKLIRNVEEYNNMSKSINPYGDGNASIKIVDALVKYFNDISEGKSSTSKNGSYMP